The Rhodothermales bacterium DNA window GCCGCGCGCGGCGAAATCTGGATGTCGTCGACGATGTTGTTGTAGTCCGCCCGAAGCGCAAGCGTGAGGTCGATCTTCGGGGACAGCTCGATCGAGGACTGCGCATAGGCGCCCATTTCGTTCACGTCGTCGTCGGTCTCGTTGCGGCCGAGGATGGTGCCTTTGGTGTCTGGCCGCGTCATCTCGATGTCTCCGCCCAGGATGAGACGCACGCGCTCGTTGGCGAAGTCGAGGTCGTACTGCGCCTGCGCGTTATACAGCGCGCCTTCGTCGACGACCGTTGTGCCCGTGCCGTAGACGAACGAGTCCCCGGCGTTGTTTTTGTTGACGTAGACCTGGGCGAAGAACCGGTCGGCCTGGAGCCGGAACTGGCCGTAGGTATAGGAAAAGCCATCCGCCTGCAGCGTTCCGATGCCGGAGAGCACGATGGCGTCGAGTTTCGAGTAGCCACCATTGGCGGTCAACGAGACCCTGTCGGATATCCGGTACTGGAGCAGGCCATTGACGTTCATCTTGTTGAAGTCGTAGTTCCGCTCGACCCCGTCGGCATCACCCGCCAGCTGGATGGCGTCGATCGTATCGTCCGGGCTGTATTCCCAGTCGTCGGCCTGCGAGTAGAAGCCGGTGAGCTTATAGCCCAGCCTGGAGCTGAGCACGCCAGCGTGGCGCACCTGCGCGCCGAACATGCCGCGTTCGCCGCCGGAGAGGGAGACCGTAGTACCCGGATAGCTGAAAGGGTCTTTGGTGATGTAGTGGATGACGCCTTCATCCACGCCGGCGCCATACAGCGCCGAACCCGGGCCGCGGACGACCTCAATACGCTCGACGTCGATGCTCATGTTCGGCATGATCGAGTGCAGGTTCACGCCCAGCGAGGCGACGGCCGCCTGCCGGTAATCCGTAAGCACGTACGCCGATCCCGAGAAGGCGTTGTTGAAGCCGCGGAGCACCACTTCGCTCCGGTCGACGCCGGTCTGGGCGACGTCGACACCGGTGACGTTGCGGAGCACGGAGACCGTCGAGCCGGTTACCTCCTGTTCGATCTCGCGCGCGTCGAGCACCGAAATGGAGGCTGGCGCGTCGAGCACTTTCTCGGCCCGGCGGGACGCAGTGATGACGATCGTGTTGAGGTCAAGTCCGCCCTGCGACAGGGTGGCGTTCAGGGAAACCGACTGGCCGGCGGCGATCGTCACCGGGGCCACGAATTCGTTATAGCCCACGAACCGGAACGTCACCGTATAGTCGCCCGGCTGGATATTGGAGATCGTGTATTGGCCGTCGATGTTGGCGGCCGCGCCGCCGACGAGGCCGGCCTGGCCCGGGCGATTCAGGATGACGTTGGCGCCGCCGAGCGCCTGGCCGTCGTTTGCATCGGTGACGACGCCCGAGAGCGAACCCGTTTGCTGCGCCTGACTGGTGGGGACGGTCAGGCCAAGGAGTACCAGGACGAGCCCGGCCGCGCGAAGGAAGGATTTCATACTATCTCTGGATGATGGGGATTGGATGCCGTTCTGCGCCGAAATCCGAGTACGCGTTCGGACCCCTGAGGGGCAGGCGGCGATCTGCCGGCCTTGGGCCGGCGATGTATGCGTTTGGTCTGACGCTAAAATAGGAAACGCCGCGGATAATCTTGCAACAGGAATCAGAAGCGCTTCCAATGCCGGCGTGATTCCACCTCTTTTCCTACACCAGTCCCGGGTTACCCCACTACAAAATCCCCACACGCGCCAGGATCTCGTCCACGCGGCGCAGATGGTAGTGGGCGTCGAAGGCGTCTTCGATCTCCTCGACCTTCAGATGCTTCCGGATGCCTTCATCTGCGAGCACGATCTCTTTAAACGAGCGTTC harbors:
- a CDS encoding carboxypeptidase regulatory-like domain-containing protein → MKSFLRAAGLVLVLLGLTVPTSQAQQTGSLSGVVTDANDGQALGGANVILNRPGQAGLVGGAAANIDGQYTISNIQPGDYTVTFRFVGYNEFVAPVTIAAGQSVSLNATLSQGGLDLNTIVITASRRAEKVLDAPASISVLDAREIEQEVTGSTVSVLRNVTGVDVAQTGVDRSEVVLRGFNNAFSGSAYVLTDYRQAAVASLGVNLHSIMPNMSIDVERIEVVRGPGSALYGAGVDEGVIHYITKDPFSYPGTTVSLSGGERGMFGAQVRHAGVLSSRLGYKLTGFYSQADDWEYSPDDTIDAIQLAGDADGVERNYDFNKMNVNGLLQYRISDRVSLTANGGYSKLDAIVLSGIGTLQADGFSYTYGQFRLQADRFFAQVYVNKNNAGDSFVYGTGTTVVDEGALYNAQAQYDLDFANERVRLILGGDIEMTRPDTKGTILGRNETDDDVNEMGAYAQSSIELSPKIDLTLALRADYNNIVDDIQISPRAA